One Synechococcus sp. Nb3U1 genomic window, AAGCTGCCCAACAGACCCTCAAGGTAGCCTACCTGGTGAAAGAAGACTCCACGATTGTGAACATGGTCGCCCAGGGCCTGGGAGCTGCCATTTTGCCACGGCTGGCCGCCATCCCCATTCCAGACGGGATCCAGATCCGCCGCTTACCGATCCCCTTGGAGCGAGTGATCGGTGCTGCGATTCTGGCCTCTGCCCTGCATCCACCTGCGGTATTTGCCTTCCTGGAGGCTTTGCGGTAGCAACCATCCCATTGGCTAGGAAGGGTGCCCTTGGGATCCCGATTGATCCTGGGTTGGTTCTGCCCAAGGGCCTTGATAGTATTCCGCCACCCGTTCCGCTGGGGGCTGGGTGAGCAGGCTAACCCCGATCAACACTCCACTCCCCACCAGCACCGCCGGGATCACCGGTAGCCAACCCAGTCTCCACTCCTGCGGCAACACCCCAGCCAGCCAGCCCAAGGTGAGTACGCTCGACACGATTCCGCCGGCCACTGCCCCCGCCCGACTGGTGCGCTTCCAGTACAAACCGGCGATCAAGACCGGAAACAGCATGGCGCTGCCCTGAAAGCTCCAGGTGGCAATTTCTACGATCACCCCCGGTGGATTGAGGGCAATAACAAAGGAAACCAAGGCAATCAGCAACACCACGATCCGCCCCAACCGTCCCTCCTGCAGAGGGGATAGACGTCGGTTGAAGTAGGTAAAGACCCAATCTCGTGTGACCAAAGAGCTGGTGGTGAGCAATTGCGAGTCAGCGGTGGACATCAAGGCCGCCAAGGCGGCTGAAATCACTAGAGCCGCCAGCCCGGCGGGCAGGGTTTGCAGCATCAGGGGCATAATCTGATCCGCCTGCTCCAAGCTGGGAAAAACCAAGCGTCCCCAAACCCCGATTAGAGCTGCCGGAAAGAAAATCAGCAAAATCAAAAGCGGCCAAACCACCATCATTGTTTTGAACACCTGCTCACTTTTGGCCATATAAAAGCGTTGGAAAATTTGCGGAAACAGAGGAACCGCCATGAAAATCAACAGTTGATAGCTGATTAATCCCTGCCAACTCCAGCGACCGGTTGGCCCCGGCAACCTCAGCCAGGGATCCAACTCTGCCCCGGCCTCAGTCCCCAAGGAACTGGCAATCATCACGAAGGCAGTCCCCATGCCCAGAAGCATGATCAGCCCCTGTAGGGTATCCGTCCATACCACCGCCTGGGATCCCCCCAGCAGCACATAGGCCAAGATCACCACCGCCATTAGCACCGCCAAGGGCCAGTAGGGGATCCCGTCCCCCAGCACCGCCGAGAGAGTACGCGCCCCGGCGATGATCTGAATGCTGATGTAGGGGGCGGTAAACAGCAGAGCACTGAGGGAGTAGAGCGAAGCCAGCACT contains:
- a CDS encoding sodium:solute symporter family protein, yielding MTDTVLSVGIVGAYLLVLAGIGFWSYRHTGQDPVSYFLAGRGLGSLVLTLTMLATLLSAFTFIGVPADGYTHGLGIFLGVGVTDALISVLFFLLGYRLWLAAKHFQFITPSEFFGHRFGSPVLASLYSLSALLFTAPYISIQIIAGARTLSAVLGDGIPYWPLAVLMAVVILAYVLLGGSQAVVWTDTLQGLIMLLGMGTAFVMIASSLGTEAGAELDPWLRLPGPTGRWSWQGLISYQLLIFMAVPLFPQIFQRFYMAKSEQVFKTMMVVWPLLILLIFFPAALIGVWGRLVFPSLEQADQIMPLMLQTLPAGLAALVISAALAALMSTADSQLLTTSSLVTRDWVFTYFNRRLSPLQEGRLGRIVVLLIALVSFVIALNPPGVIVEIATWSFQGSAMLFPVLIAGLYWKRTSRAGAVAGGIVSSVLTLGWLAGVLPQEWRLGWLPVIPAVLVGSGVLIGVSLLTQPPAERVAEYYQGPWAEPTQDQSGSQGHPS